In one Streptomyces marincola genomic region, the following are encoded:
- a CDS encoding glycoside hydrolase family 3 C-terminal domain-containing protein, which yields MTAEPLPFRDPLASVEDRVADLLGRLTLAERIALLHQFAPAVDRLGVPAFRTGQEALHGVAWMGRATVFPQAVGLGATWNDDLVRRVGEAAGREVRAMRAKDPKVGLNVWSPTVNLLRHPLWGRNEEGYAEDPHLTASLGAAYCRGLRGDHPVYWRTAPVLKHWLAHNHEHERDTASTSLRARVLHEYELPAFRGPVRSGAVAGVMPAYNLVNGRPNHLSPLLSEHLRTWTDLPLVVCSDAGAPSNVAGSQGYLPGHPEGLAAALRAGVDSFTDHGEDSAPTVERLTEALERGLITEADIDTAVGRLLGMRFRLGQFDPGLDPFEADAAFDTPEHQELARTAAEEAVVLLKNDGLLPLRPGVRVAVVGPLADEVKLDWYSGALLRRTTPFAGLRDHPSVASAVHVDGSDLVRLRTADGFVRVPEAPGGTGGAEAGDSVAALDPALLRGRTDLPPLRVAAGGAEAEATVFSLLDWGGGVCTLRAPDGRYVSVADDGYLRASAEQPGGWVVQETFTFEPHGAGHLLRHLGTGRHVRATEDGLKAAGEGGAGDVFQLETAERGEEAVAAAAAGADVVVVVAGNDPHINGRETEDRTTLALPPQQDRLWRAAHAANPRTVLVLTSAYPYAVGDADAALPALLWTAHGGQAAGTALARVLCGDVSPAGRLPQTWYTGDDELPALLDYDLIAARATYLYYDGTPLYPFGHGLSYTSFDYTALAVRADPEAGVLDVEVTVANTGGRAGDEVVQVYARAESPGVPRPHRALIAHRRVHLAAGEARRLAFAVPLDDALGHWDVAHSRWTVEPGTYTVSVGASSRDLRGSAAVHVGGAAAGPRPVRRAGLAAADFDDSRGAELTDTTRETGDAVAAGPDEPGELLFRSCDFGDSTGSVRLRAAREELGTATVAVEVLGTGSSAELRVPSTGDRYAWTTVTAALPGAPGGVHDLRLTLRGPVRVDRLDFS from the coding sequence GTGACCGCCGAACCCCTGCCCTTCCGCGATCCGCTGGCCTCCGTCGAGGACCGCGTCGCCGACCTGCTCGGCCGCCTCACCCTCGCCGAACGCATCGCGCTGCTGCACCAGTTCGCCCCCGCCGTCGACCGCCTCGGCGTCCCCGCCTTCCGCACCGGGCAGGAGGCGCTGCACGGAGTCGCCTGGATGGGGAGGGCCACGGTCTTCCCCCAGGCGGTGGGCCTTGGCGCCACCTGGAACGACGACCTGGTGCGCCGGGTCGGCGAGGCCGCGGGCCGCGAGGTGCGCGCGATGCGCGCCAAGGACCCCAAGGTCGGGCTCAACGTCTGGTCGCCCACCGTCAACCTGCTGCGCCACCCGCTGTGGGGCCGCAACGAGGAGGGCTACGCCGAGGACCCGCACCTCACCGCCTCCCTCGGCGCGGCGTACTGCCGCGGCCTGCGCGGCGACCACCCCGTGTACTGGCGCACCGCCCCCGTGCTCAAGCACTGGCTGGCGCACAACCACGAGCACGAACGGGACACCGCGAGCACCAGCCTGCGCGCCCGGGTGCTCCACGAGTACGAACTGCCCGCGTTCCGCGGCCCGGTGCGCTCGGGCGCGGTGGCCGGGGTCATGCCCGCGTACAACCTGGTCAACGGGCGGCCCAACCACCTCTCCCCCCTGCTGTCCGAACACCTGCGCACGTGGACCGACCTGCCGCTCGTGGTGTGCTCGGACGCCGGGGCGCCGAGCAACGTGGCCGGTTCGCAGGGCTACCTGCCCGGCCACCCCGAGGGGCTGGCCGCCGCGCTGCGGGCCGGCGTGGACAGCTTCACCGACCACGGCGAGGACTCGGCGCCCACGGTGGAACGGCTCACCGAGGCGCTGGAGCGCGGGCTGATCACCGAGGCCGACATCGACACCGCGGTCGGCAGGCTGCTCGGCATGCGCTTCCGGCTCGGCCAGTTCGACCCCGGCCTCGACCCGTTCGAGGCGGACGCCGCGTTCGACACCCCCGAGCACCAGGAGCTGGCGCGCACCGCGGCCGAGGAGGCGGTGGTCCTGCTGAAGAACGACGGGCTGCTGCCGCTGCGCCCCGGCGTCCGGGTGGCCGTCGTCGGGCCGCTGGCCGACGAGGTGAAACTCGACTGGTACAGCGGCGCGCTGCTGCGCAGGACCACCCCGTTCGCCGGGCTGCGCGACCACCCGTCCGTCGCCTCGGCCGTCCACGTCGACGGCTCCGACCTGGTGCGGCTGCGGACGGCGGACGGCTTCGTGCGGGTGCCCGAGGCCCCGGGCGGCACCGGCGGCGCGGAGGCGGGCGACTCCGTCGCCGCGCTCGACCCGGCCCTGCTGCGCGGACGCACCGACCTGCCGCCGCTGCGGGTGGCGGCCGGCGGCGCGGAGGCGGAGGCCACGGTGTTCTCGCTGCTCGACTGGGGCGGCGGGGTGTGCACGCTGCGCGCGCCGGACGGCCGTTACGTGTCCGTCGCCGACGACGGGTACCTGCGGGCGTCGGCGGAGCAGCCAGGCGGCTGGGTCGTCCAGGAGACCTTCACGTTCGAGCCGCACGGCGCCGGGCACCTGCTGCGGCACCTGGGCACCGGGCGCCACGTGCGCGCGACCGAGGACGGTCTGAAGGCCGCGGGCGAGGGCGGGGCGGGCGACGTCTTCCAGCTGGAGACCGCCGAGCGCGGCGAGGAGGCGGTGGCCGCCGCGGCGGCCGGCGCCGACGTGGTGGTCGTCGTCGCGGGCAACGACCCGCACATCAACGGGCGCGAGACCGAGGACCGCACCACCCTGGCCCTGCCGCCGCAGCAGGACCGGCTGTGGCGGGCCGCGCACGCGGCCAACCCCCGCACCGTCCTGGTGCTCACCTCCGCCTACCCGTACGCCGTCGGGGACGCGGACGCCGCGCTGCCCGCGCTGCTGTGGACCGCGCACGGCGGCCAGGCCGCGGGCACCGCCCTGGCCCGGGTGCTGTGCGGCGACGTCTCGCCCGCGGGCCGGCTGCCCCAGACCTGGTACACCGGCGACGACGAGCTGCCCGCGCTGCTCGACTACGACCTGATCGCCGCCCGCGCCACCTACCTCTACTACGACGGGACGCCGCTGTACCCGTTCGGCCACGGCCTGTCGTACACGTCCTTCGACTACACCGCGCTCGCCGTGCGGGCCGACCCGGAGGCCGGCGTCCTCGACGTCGAGGTGACCGTCGCCAACACCGGCGGCCGGGCGGGCGACGAGGTGGTGCAGGTGTACGCGCGCGCCGAGAGCCCGGGCGTGCCGCGCCCGCACCGCGCGCTGATCGCGCACCGCCGCGTGCACCTCGCCGCGGGCGAGGCGCGGCGGCTGGCGTTCGCCGTTCCCCTGGACGACGCGCTCGGCCACTGGGACGTCGCGCACTCCCGCTGGACGGTGGAGCCGGGCACGTACACGGTGTCCGTCGGCGCGTCGAGCCGCGACCTGCGCGGCAGCGCGGCGGTGCACGTCGGCGGCGCCGCCGCCGGGCCGCGCCCGGTGCGGCGGGCCGGGCTGGCCGCCGCGGACTTCGACGACAGCCGCGGCGCCGAACTCACCGACACCACGAGGGAAACGGGCGACGCGGTCGCGGCCGGACCCGACGAGCCGGGTGAACTGCTGTTCCGCTCCTGCGACTTCGGCGACTCAACGGGGTCGGTGCGGCTGCGCGCCGCGCGCGAGGAGCTGGGCACGGCCACGGTGGCCGTCGAGGTGCTCGGCACCGGCAGCAGCGCGGAGCTGCGGGTGCCGTCCACCGGCGACCGCTACGCGTGGACCACGGTCACGGCGGCCCTGCCCGGCGCGCCGGGCGGCGTGCACGACCTGCGGCTGACGCTGCGCGGTCCGGTCCGCGTGGACCGGCTCGACTTCTCCTGA
- a CDS encoding extracellular solute-binding protein, whose amino-acid sequence MANSRSAPSRRKFLASSAFAAAATAGGVPLLTACGGDGGGGGGGGQEGAASDAQVRDILPTFQESETAFPPDIPAENGSSPGYTSWIPEADLGVSVPEPRGNGGEFSAMTPLWGTPPSAGNAFWTAMDEGIGVRMNWQTQDGNTYGDKLGAVLAGTDIPDLVCIPGWELTGQIPQAIASRFADLGPYLSGDAVLDYPNLAAIPTAAWEASIFSGALRGLPMPGAPIGGVIPYYRQDIFDANGWQVPTDPDEFIAFCTDITSASSRVWACEDMKWSAFIIFGVLPDKPRYWMERDGSLVNRYETDAYLEALEWTRKLYDAGAVHPDAVAASGDSTQRFTAGESLMFNTGDGAWLNTTIEQRTANPDFHMNAFDYFGAGGNDPVLYLANGAGLWTFVNKNLPEDRIREALEIANFTAAPYGTREQRLRAFGVEGVHYTVEDGLPVRTPQGEEEVVPETYPFIATAGHVVAGPDAPRVVEDWTGWMKRHMPYTREPLFFGRQVQEPARLTNLNDGFEALEDDVVRGRQSIRDMQNAVAEWRRNGGDELRDFYQGLLDEESA is encoded by the coding sequence ATGGCGAACTCACGCTCCGCTCCCAGCCGCAGAAAATTCCTGGCGTCCTCGGCATTCGCGGCGGCGGCGACCGCGGGCGGCGTTCCCCTGCTCACGGCGTGCGGCGGCGACGGCGGTGGCGGCGGTGGCGGTGGCCAGGAGGGCGCGGCCTCCGACGCCCAAGTCCGCGACATCCTGCCGACGTTCCAGGAGTCCGAGACGGCCTTCCCGCCCGACATCCCGGCCGAGAACGGTTCGAGCCCCGGCTACACCTCCTGGATCCCCGAGGCCGACCTGGGCGTCTCGGTGCCGGAACCGCGCGGCAACGGCGGCGAGTTCAGCGCGATGACCCCGCTGTGGGGCACCCCGCCCTCCGCCGGCAACGCGTTCTGGACCGCCATGGACGAGGGCATCGGCGTCCGCATGAACTGGCAGACGCAGGACGGCAACACCTACGGCGACAAGCTCGGCGCCGTGCTCGCCGGCACTGACATCCCCGACCTGGTGTGCATACCCGGCTGGGAGCTGACCGGGCAGATACCCCAGGCCATCGCCAGCCGCTTCGCCGACCTCGGCCCCTACCTCTCCGGCGACGCCGTCCTCGACTACCCGAACCTGGCCGCGATCCCCACCGCGGCCTGGGAGGCGTCCATCTTCTCCGGGGCCCTGCGCGGCCTGCCGATGCCGGGCGCACCCATCGGCGGTGTGATCCCCTACTACCGGCAGGACATCTTCGACGCCAACGGCTGGCAGGTGCCCACCGACCCGGACGAGTTCATCGCCTTCTGCACCGACATCACCTCCGCCTCCTCGCGCGTGTGGGCCTGCGAGGACATGAAGTGGTCGGCGTTCATCATCTTCGGCGTGCTGCCCGACAAGCCGCGCTACTGGATGGAGCGCGACGGCTCGCTGGTCAACCGGTACGAGACCGACGCCTACCTCGAAGCCCTGGAGTGGACCCGCAAGCTGTACGACGCGGGGGCCGTCCACCCGGACGCCGTCGCCGCCTCGGGCGACTCCACGCAGCGCTTCACCGCGGGCGAGTCCCTGATGTTCAACACGGGCGACGGCGCCTGGCTGAACACCACCATCGAGCAGCGGACCGCCAACCCCGACTTCCACATGAACGCGTTCGACTACTTCGGCGCGGGCGGCAACGACCCGGTCCTCTACCTCGCCAACGGCGCCGGGCTGTGGACGTTCGTCAACAAGAACCTCCCCGAGGACCGCATCCGCGAGGCCCTGGAGATCGCCAACTTCACCGCCGCCCCCTACGGCACCCGCGAGCAGCGGCTGCGCGCGTTCGGCGTCGAGGGCGTCCACTACACCGTGGAGGACGGCCTGCCGGTGCGCACCCCGCAGGGCGAGGAGGAGGTCGTCCCGGAGACGTACCCGTTCATCGCCACCGCGGGCCACGTCGTCGCGGGGCCCGACGCGCCCCGCGTCGTCGAGGACTGGACCGGCTGGATGAAGCGGCACATGCCGTACACCAGGGAACCCCTGTTCTTCGGCCGGCAGGTGCAGGAGCCGGCCCGCCTGACCAACCTCAACGACGGCTTCGAGGCCCTTGAGGACGACGTCGTCCGCGGCCGGCAGTCGATCCGCGACATGCAGAACGCCGTGGCCGAGTGGCGCCGCAACGGCGGCGACGAACTGCGCGACTTCTACCAGGGTCTGCTCGACGAGGAGAGCGCCTGA
- a CDS encoding ABC transporter permease, whose protein sequence is MSQSTVPRPPLPRESGGPPQKPAAARKAPRRRRGGDHRLAGGIGLRHRVRRDWVLVLMTLPAVLLLVVFAYIPIAGNVIAFQFYSPYAGDGFFDAMANSAWTGMENFQRMLDDRDFWNAVQNTLMFSSLQLLLFFPVPIALALLINSILHSKVRAWAQAVLYLPHFFSWVLVITVFQQMFGGAGLVAQLARDWGLTDSFDLMTDPGFFKWLITAQVIWKDAGWGIIVFLAALSMVNTELYESAAVDGAGRWRRMWHVTLPALRPVIALLLVLQVGNMLTVGSEQFLIQRTAVGPGASEVLDTYVWNRGIANGDFSYAAAIGIVKGVFSLALVLAANRVAHAMGEQGVYSRR, encoded by the coding sequence GTGTCACAGAGCACGGTCCCCCGCCCGCCCCTGCCCAGGGAGAGCGGCGGCCCACCCCAGAAGCCCGCGGCGGCGCGCAAGGCGCCGCGGCGGCGGCGCGGGGGCGATCACCGCCTCGCCGGCGGCATCGGGCTGCGGCACCGGGTGCGCCGCGACTGGGTGCTGGTCCTGATGACGCTGCCCGCGGTGCTGCTGCTCGTGGTGTTCGCCTACATCCCCATCGCGGGCAACGTCATCGCGTTCCAGTTCTACAGCCCCTACGCGGGCGACGGGTTCTTCGACGCCATGGCGAACAGCGCCTGGACCGGCATGGAGAACTTCCAGCGCATGCTGGACGACAGGGACTTCTGGAACGCGGTGCAGAACACGCTGATGTTCTCCTCGCTCCAGCTGCTGCTGTTCTTCCCCGTGCCCATCGCCCTGGCCCTGCTGATCAACAGCATCCTGCACAGCAAGGTCCGCGCGTGGGCCCAGGCCGTGCTCTACCTGCCGCACTTCTTCTCCTGGGTGCTGGTCATCACCGTCTTCCAGCAGATGTTCGGCGGCGCCGGGCTCGTCGCCCAGCTGGCCCGTGACTGGGGCCTGACCGACAGCTTCGACCTGATGACCGACCCCGGCTTCTTCAAGTGGCTGATCACCGCCCAGGTCATCTGGAAGGACGCCGGCTGGGGCATCATCGTCTTCCTCGCCGCCCTCTCCATGGTCAACACCGAGCTGTACGAGTCGGCAGCCGTCGACGGCGCGGGACGCTGGCGGCGCATGTGGCACGTGACGCTGCCCGCGCTGCGCCCGGTCATCGCCCTGCTGCTCGTGCTCCAGGTCGGGAACATGCTGACCGTCGGCAGCGAGCAGTTCCTCATCCAGCGCACCGCGGTCGGACCGGGCGCCTCGGAAGTGCTCGACACCTACGTCTGGAACCGCGGGATCGCGAACGGGGACTTCAGCTACGCGGCGGCCATCGGCATCGTCAAGGGCGTCTTCAGCCTCGCCCTGGTCCTGGCAGCCAACCGAGTCGCCCACGCGATGGGCGAGCAGGGGGTGTACTCGCGGCGATGA